A region from the Malus domestica chromosome 07, GDT2T_hap1 genome encodes:
- the LOC103432936 gene encoding peptidyl-prolyl cis-trans isomerase CYP18-2-like isoform X1 translates to MKENLRVRKMWASKKGGPPEATLETTIGIFTIEVNSPFSQTFPSIFFHFLSNQTDNSIHKVCIFDIICVFKSLKIVALLQTFAEDLQELHGARSQRILLIQDFIGQGGDPTGAGKGGESIYGGKFEDEIKQELKHIGAGILSMANAGPNTNGSQFFFMLAPCPSLDGSDIEAIKQHFGKKILELEDEKRTVQVHLKP, encoded by the exons ATGAAGGAGAATCTTCGAGTCAGAAAGATGTGGGCAAGCAAAAAAGGAGGGCCACCGGAGGCCACCCTAGAAACCACCATTGGCATCTTCACCATCGAGGTAAATTCTCCGTTTTCCCAAACTTTCCCTTCAATTTTCTTTCACTTTCTCAGTAACCAAACGGACAATTCAATCCATAAAGTTTGTATCTTTGACATTATTTGTGTTTTCAAATCGTTAAAAATAGTAGCTTTATTACAAACATTCGCCGAGGACTTGCAAGAACTTCATGGGGCTCGCTCGCAGAGGATATTACTCATCCAG GATTTCATAGGGCAAGGTGGTGATCCCACTGGGGCAGGAAAGGGTGGCGAATCCATTTATGG GGGAAAGTTTGAGGACGAGATAAAACAAGAGTTGAAGCATATTGGAGCTGGCATCTTATCGATGGCGAATGCTGGTCCAAATACAAATGGAAGCCAGTTCTTTTTCATGTTGGCACCGTGCCCATCATTGGATG GGTCTGACATTGAGGCAATCAAGCaacattttggaaagaaaattttGGAACTAGAAGATGAGAAAAGAACTGTGCAGGTTCACTTAAAACCTTAA
- the LOC103432936 gene encoding peptidyl-prolyl cis-trans isomerase CYP18-2-like isoform X3: MGLARRGYYSSRGKFEDEIKQELKHIGAGILSMANAGPNTNGSQFFFMLAPCPSLDGSDIEAIKQHFGKKILELEDEKRTVQVHLKP; this comes from the exons ATGGGGCTCGCTCGCAGAGGATATTACTCATCCAG GGGAAAGTTTGAGGACGAGATAAAACAAGAGTTGAAGCATATTGGAGCTGGCATCTTATCGATGGCGAATGCTGGTCCAAATACAAATGGAAGCCAGTTCTTTTTCATGTTGGCACCGTGCCCATCATTGGATG GGTCTGACATTGAGGCAATCAAGCaacattttggaaagaaaattttGGAACTAGAAGATGAGAAAAGAACTGTGCAGGTTCACTTAAAACCTTAA
- the LOC103432936 gene encoding peptidyl-prolyl cis-trans isomerase CYP18-2-like isoform X2 codes for MKENLRVRKMWASKKGGPPEATLETTIGIFTIELYYKHSPRTCKNFMGLARRGYYSSRGKFEDEIKQELKHIGAGILSMANAGPNTNGSQFFFMLAPCPSLDGSDIEAIKQHFGKKILELEDEKRTVQVHLKP; via the exons ATGAAGGAGAATCTTCGAGTCAGAAAGATGTGGGCAAGCAAAAAAGGAGGGCCACCGGAGGCCACCCTAGAAACCACCATTGGCATCTTCACCATCGAG CTTTATTACAAACATTCGCCGAGGACTTGCAAGAACTTCATGGGGCTCGCTCGCAGAGGATATTACTCATCCAG GGGAAAGTTTGAGGACGAGATAAAACAAGAGTTGAAGCATATTGGAGCTGGCATCTTATCGATGGCGAATGCTGGTCCAAATACAAATGGAAGCCAGTTCTTTTTCATGTTGGCACCGTGCCCATCATTGGATG GGTCTGACATTGAGGCAATCAAGCaacattttggaaagaaaattttGGAACTAGAAGATGAGAAAAGAACTGTGCAGGTTCACTTAAAACCTTAA
- the LOC103432939 gene encoding probable LRR receptor-like serine/threonine-protein kinase At3g47570: protein MSLRTLSLRGNLLDGIIPESLSSSRRIEYFDLSHSNLSGRIPNYLERFKLQNLNLSFSKGGILENTNAISTMGNTRLYGVKVLDLQNSQASRSFVAESEALKRIRHPNLVKLPTACSSIDSQGNEFKDLVNWFKVKGSLEEWLNRSVQRVNMPTNLQKHSDLIQRGNIAIDLGSALDYLHNRSHKPIVHCDLKPINILLDDGPTTCFGDFGSARYLSDAYSILPSPESSSNGIKATGILLFEMLTGKRLTDDMFKDGLSLHNFVMMALPKCVEEVCNPLLLQREESNTSTNATDNAAYRALDDERQS from the exons ATGAGTTTGAGGACTCTGTCTCTGAGAGGTAACTTATTGGATGGGATAATTCCTGAATCTTTGAGTTCTTCGAGAAGGATTGAATATTTCGATCTTTCTCATAGCAACCTTTCCGGCAGAATTCCAAACTATTTGGAGCGTTTCAAGTTGCAGAATTTGAACCTCTCATTTAGCAAGGGAGGAATTTTAGAAAACACAAATGCAATTTCTACCATGGGAAACACACGGCTTTATGGCG TGAAAGTACTCGATCTTCAAAATTCACAGGCTTCTAGAAGTTTCGTAGCTGAATCTGAAGCCTTGAAAAGAATTAGGCACCCAAATCTTGTCAAACTACCAACTGCTTGTTCAAGCATCGATTCTCAAGGAAACGAGTTCAAAGATTTGGTTAACTGGTTCAAGGTGAAAGGAAGCCTAGAAGAATGGCTGAATAGGTCAGTTCAAAGAGTAAACATGCCAACCAATCTGCAGAAGCATTCGGATCTTATTCAGAGAGGAAACATTGCCATTGACCTAGGGTCTGCTCTGGATTATTTGCACAATCGCTCTCACAAGCCAATAGTTCATTGTGATTTAAAACCGATTAACATTCTCTTGGATGATGGCCCGACTACCTGTTTTGGTGATTTCGGTTCAGCAAGGTATTTGTCAGATGCTTATTCCATACTTCCTTCACCTGAAAGCTCTTCAAACGGAATAAAag CTACGGGAATTCTGCTATTTGAGATGCTAACCGGCAAGAGGCTGACGGATGACATGTTTAAAGATGGTCTGAGCCTACACAACTTTGTCATGATGGCTTTGCCCAAATGTGTGGAGGAAGTATGTAATCCACTGCTTCTTCAAAGAGAAGAAAGTAACACTAGTACTAATGCCACAGACAATGCAGCATACCGTGCCCTAGATGATGAAAGACAGAGTTGA